A single region of the Methylocystis echinoides genome encodes:
- the metG gene encoding methionine--tRNA ligase, translating to MSERPTYMISTAIPYANGAPHIGHAYERIATDAFARFKRLDGFDVLFVTGMDEHGQKMQRTAEKEGLTPQGLADRTAAQFARMGEALNARADDIVRTTQARHKETVLDIWRRMEANGDLYLSKYSGWYSVRDEAYYDEGELTERDGRKFAPTGTPVEWVEEESWFFRLSAYAEKLLAHYEAHPDFITPEHYRNEIVAFVKRGLSDLSVSRTTFDWGIPIPPSPETTASHVMYVWVDALTNYITATGWLTVQGDRARFWPADAHVIGKDITRFHAIYWPAFLMSAGAPLPKQIVVHGFLFSRGEKMSKSLGNVVGPHELIERYGVDQLRYFFLREIPFGQDGNYSHEAIVNRINADLANDLGNLAQRSLSMIAKNCAGAVPAKGDLTDADRDILAQASAALEKARAAMDDYAPHHALAEIFRVVAEANRYFAGEEPWAKKKTDPARMATVLHVTAETLRRLAIPLQPFIPEAAAKLLDLLGVGPDARDFVHAGDADALQDGAPLPPPAPIFPRFVEAEEVTD from the coding sequence ATGTCAGAACGCCCCACCTACATGATCTCCACGGCCATTCCCTACGCGAATGGCGCGCCCCACATCGGCCACGCCTATGAGCGCATCGCCACCGACGCCTTCGCCCGCTTCAAGCGGCTCGACGGCTTCGACGTGCTCTTCGTCACCGGCATGGACGAGCATGGCCAGAAGATGCAGCGCACGGCGGAGAAGGAGGGGCTGACGCCGCAGGGCCTCGCCGACCGCACGGCGGCGCAGTTCGCCCGCATGGGCGAGGCGCTCAACGCCCGCGCCGACGACATCGTCCGCACCACCCAGGCGCGCCACAAGGAGACCGTGCTGGATATCTGGCGGCGGATGGAGGCCAATGGCGACCTCTATCTGTCGAAATATTCCGGCTGGTACTCGGTCCGCGACGAGGCCTATTACGACGAAGGCGAACTGACCGAGCGCGACGGCAGGAAATTCGCGCCCACCGGCACGCCCGTCGAATGGGTGGAGGAAGAAAGCTGGTTCTTCCGGCTGTCGGCCTACGCCGAAAAGCTGCTCGCCCATTACGAGGCGCATCCGGACTTCATCACGCCCGAGCATTACAGGAACGAGATCGTCGCCTTCGTGAAGCGCGGGCTCTCGGATCTTTCCGTCTCGCGCACGACCTTCGACTGGGGGATTCCGATCCCGCCAAGCCCGGAGACGACCGCAAGTCACGTCATGTATGTCTGGGTCGACGCGCTCACAAATTACATCACCGCCACCGGCTGGCTGACCGTGCAGGGCGACCGGGCGCGGTTCTGGCCGGCCGACGCCCATGTCATCGGCAAGGACATTACCCGCTTCCATGCGATCTACTGGCCGGCCTTTCTGATGTCGGCGGGGGCGCCGCTGCCGAAGCAGATCGTCGTGCATGGCTTCCTGTTCTCGCGCGGCGAGAAGATGTCGAAGTCGCTCGGCAATGTTGTCGGGCCGCATGAACTCATCGAACGCTATGGCGTCGATCAGCTGCGCTATTTCTTCCTGCGCGAAATTCCCTTCGGGCAGGACGGAAATTACTCGCATGAGGCGATCGTCAACCGCATCAACGCGGATCTCGCGAACGACCTCGGCAATCTCGCCCAGCGCTCGCTCTCGATGATCGCCAAGAACTGCGCCGGCGCCGTGCCGGCGAAAGGCGATTTGACGGACGCCGACAGGGACATTCTCGCCCAGGCCTCGGCCGCGCTGGAGAAGGCGCGCGCCGCCATGGACGATTATGCGCCCCATCACGCGCTCGCCGAAATATTCCGCGTCGTCGCGGAAGCGAATCGCTATTTCGCGGGCGAGGAGCCCTGGGCCAAGAAGAAGACCGATCCCGCGCGCATGGCGACCGTCCTTCATGTGACCGCCGAGACCTTGCGCAGGCTGGCGATTCCGCTCCAGCCCTTCATTCCCGAGGCGGCGGCCAAGCTGCTCGATCTGCTCGGCGTCGGCCCGGACGCGCGCGACTTTGTCCATGCCGGCGACGCCGACGCCCTTCAGGACGGCGCGCCGCTGCCGCCGCCCGCGCCGATTTTCCCGCGTTTTGTTGAAGCGGAGGAGGTGACGGACTAA
- a CDS encoding MFS transporter yields the protein MACDHAASERFPLPDALPDASPDRQSAYRWFVLALATVAQVGGCFLVQGLGGLGPYLQAAFRLDAAEVGLAMSAAQMTPIVGFVVAGLLLDRFSERLIVGAGAIMVATALLAAARAEQYGDVLFWLFVASIGYCTIQPGGGKVVAAWFPAHARGLAMGIRQAGLPLGAALGALILPVAAARHGWRAAFDLGAVAALASGLLFAALYRQPPDPLPERRRAAGLWRERLTELAPRLPRIVLPGVTLVSVQFCVTVYLPLDLRDRFGIPVDTGVKLLFLAQFFGALGRVGLAAWSDRSPRGREFPLAVSTAAILAGLAAYIAAPGLPVWLVAVIAAWLGFFGYGWFGPWIALVTEAAPRGAVGFMLGFALAINQIVVVLTPPAFGALRDATGTYVYGWYVVAGAAAVALAQLSRRSAGGA from the coding sequence ATGGCGTGCGACCATGCCGCCAGCGAAAGATTTCCCTTGCCCGACGCCTTGCCTGACGCCTCGCCCGACCGCCAAAGCGCCTATCGCTGGTTCGTTCTCGCGCTCGCGACCGTGGCGCAGGTGGGCGGGTGCTTTCTCGTGCAGGGGCTCGGCGGGCTCGGCCCCTATCTGCAGGCGGCCTTCCGCCTCGACGCCGCCGAAGTCGGCCTCGCCATGTCCGCCGCGCAGATGACGCCCATCGTCGGTTTCGTCGTGGCGGGCCTGCTGCTCGACCGTTTCAGCGAGCGGCTGATCGTCGGCGCGGGCGCGATCATGGTCGCGACGGCGCTGCTGGCGGCGGCGCGGGCCGAGCAATATGGCGACGTGCTGTTCTGGCTCTTCGTCGCCAGCATCGGCTACTGCACCATCCAGCCCGGGGGCGGGAAGGTGGTGGCGGCGTGGTTTCCGGCCCATGCACGCGGGCTCGCGATGGGAATCCGCCAGGCCGGCCTGCCGCTCGGCGCGGCGCTTGGCGCGCTGATCCTGCCGGTCGCCGCCGCGCGCCACGGCTGGCGCGCGGCCTTCGATCTCGGCGCCGTCGCGGCGCTGGCGAGCGGTCTGCTGTTCGCGGCGCTCTACCGCCAGCCGCCCGATCCGCTGCCCGAGCGCCGGCGGGCGGCGGGGCTGTGGCGGGAACGGCTGACCGAACTGGCGCCCCGCCTGCCGCGCATCGTGCTGCCCGGCGTGACGCTGGTCAGCGTCCAGTTCTGCGTCACCGTCTATCTGCCGCTCGATCTGCGCGACCGTTTCGGCATTCCGGTCGATACGGGCGTGAAACTGCTTTTTCTGGCGCAGTTCTTCGGCGCGCTCGGCCGCGTCGGCCTCGCCGCTTGGAGCGACCGCAGTCCGCGCGGGCGGGAGTTTCCGCTCGCCGTCAGCACGGCGGCCATTCTCGCCGGCCTCGCCGCCTATATCGCCGCGCCGGGCCTGCCGGTGTGGCTCGTGGCCGTCATCGCCGCCTGGCTGGGTTTCTTCGGCTATGGCTGGTTCGGGCCGTGGATCGCGCTCGTCACCGAGGCGGCGCCGCGCGGCGCCGTGGGCTTCATGCTCGGCTTTGCGCTGGCGATCAATCAGATCGTCGTGGTGCTCACGCCGCCGGCCTTTGGCGCGCTGCGCGATGCGACGGGAACCTATGTCTATGGCTGGTATGTCGTGGCGGGCGCGGCGGCAGTCGCGCTGGCGCAGCTCAGTCGGCGCTCGGCAGGCGGCGCATGA
- a CDS encoding IS5 family transposase (programmed frameshift) produces MWTKENRARYDRSKLRYPSDLTDAEWGFVGPLIPPARRGGGKRRVNMREVINGLMYVLSTGCQWRAIPKDFPPKSTVYGYFDLWTYDGTLERIHHVLYVMCREAEGREASPTAAVIDSQSVKSAEKGGAISIPMAMNAGKKVKGKKRHILVDTLGLLLHAVVHSADIQDRDGGILVLSTLFGKFPFLQKLFADGGYRGPQFREALKKALPGLVTEIVKRSDAAKGFEVLPRRWVVERTLSWLGRCRRLAKDWENLNRKALAFLRLASIRLMLRRLCNQS; encoded by the exons ATGTGGACGAAGGAAAATCGCGCTCGTTATGATCGTAGCAAATTGCGTTATCCCAGCGATCTGACGGACGCGGAATGGGGATTTGTCGGACCTCTGATCCCGCCTGCAAGGCGCGGCGGCGGCAAGCGCAGGGTGAACATGCGCGAGGTGATCAACGGTCTGATGTATGTCCTATCGACAGGCTGTCAGTGGCGTGCGATTCCAAAGGACTTCCCACCCAAAAGCACGGTTTATGGCTATTTCGATCTTTGGACATATGACGGGACGTTAGAACGCATCCACCACGTGCTTTATGTTATGTGCAGGGAAGCGGAAGGGCGCGAGGCCAGTCCGACTGCCGCCGTCATCGACAGCCAGAGCGTGAAAAGCGCTGAAAAAGGGGGAGCCATATCGATCCCCATGGCTATGA ACGCGGGCAAGAAGGTCAAAGGCAAGAAGCGACATATTCTTGTCGACACTTTAGGCCTGCTGCTTCACGCCGTCGTTCATAGCGCGGACATTCAAGATCGCGATGGCGGCATTCTCGTCTTGAGCACGTTGTTCGGGAAATTTCCATTTCTTCAAAAACTGTTCGCCGATGGCGGCTACCGGGGTCCCCAATTTCGCGAGGCGCTGAAGAAAGCCTTGCCGGGTCTTGTGACAGAAATCGTCAAGCGTTCCGATGCGGCCAAAGGCTTCGAGGTCTTGCCCAGGCGTTGGGTTGTTGAGCGAACTTTATCCTGGCTGGGCCGCTGTCGCCGATTGGCCAAGGATTGGGAAAATCTTAATCGGAAGGCGCTCGCTTTCTTGCGCCTCGCCTCCATTCGCCTCATGCTCAGAAGGCTCTGTAATCAGTCATGA
- a CDS encoding choice-of-anchor tandem repeat GloVer-containing protein, producing MNGVYSELILAELPSQYSPSAGFTNVAFNGEGRGYVATATGGVNNAGQIFGFWSDIGRAVQQQGFPSAPMRAQWDLPSFARAPSSIVLAPGGKLLLTNANGVSLFIVPSAMSGNWSGSQILAIQNCLGVTVDPVTDYIYGATSSGGANGKGELFKLSRGGPTGYTKTTLYSFTAYDGTPSSRPTLGPNGAIYGVTRNGGYNAFGSVYVVQPFSATIYNTSYIAGYQLTTLAMFSGYDGAAPISPPLLDSYGAVYGTTSAGGPSNKGVVYKVDKAPYPNAQRMKYTLYTFGSSASDGVAPTAPLIFSGDGGLIGTNVGGDATNGGSVFKVNP from the coding sequence TTGAACGGGGTCTATTCCGAACTCATCCTCGCTGAACTGCCCTCGCAGTATTCCCCCAGCGCCGGATTCACGAATGTTGCTTTCAACGGGGAAGGACGCGGCTACGTTGCGACCGCCACTGGCGGCGTCAATAACGCTGGCCAGATTTTCGGTTTTTGGTCCGACATCGGTCGCGCCGTCCAGCAACAGGGTTTCCCATCCGCGCCTATGAGGGCGCAGTGGGATTTGCCGTCCTTCGCGCGTGCGCCGAGCTCCATCGTGTTGGCTCCGGGCGGCAAGCTTTTACTCACCAACGCCAACGGCGTCTCCCTTTTCATTGTGCCTTCGGCCATGAGTGGGAACTGGAGTGGCTCGCAGATTTTAGCGATCCAGAACTGCCTCGGCGTGACCGTCGACCCCGTGACTGACTACATCTATGGCGCCACGTCGAGCGGCGGCGCGAACGGCAAGGGAGAGCTTTTCAAACTCTCGAGGGGGGGGCCGACCGGCTATACCAAAACGACGTTGTACAGCTTCACGGCTTATGATGGCACCCCCTCTTCGCGGCCGACGCTAGGCCCCAACGGCGCCATTTACGGCGTTACGCGTAATGGCGGCTATAACGCCTTCGGATCGGTTTACGTGGTGCAACCCTTCAGCGCTACAATCTACAATACAAGCTACATTGCAGGCTATCAGTTGACGACCCTCGCGATGTTTAGCGGCTACGATGGCGCGGCGCCGATCAGCCCGCCGCTGCTCGACAGCTACGGCGCCGTTTATGGCACGACCTCCGCGGGCGGCCCGTCCAACAAGGGCGTCGTGTACAAGGTCGACAAAGCCCCTTACCCGAACGCCCAGCGTATGAAGTATACGCTCTACACCTTCGGTTCCAGCGCTTCAGACGGCGTCGCGCCCACTGCGCCGCTGATCTTCAGCGGCGACGGCGGGCTGATCGGCACGAATGTCGGCGGCGACGCCACCAATGGCGGCAGCGTCTTCAAGGTCAACCCGTAA
- the hemC gene encoding hydroxymethylbilane synthase, translating into MTVRSLRIGTRGSPLALAQTHMVRALLAKAHGVAEDHFAIEIIKTTGDQIQDRPLSESGGKGLFTKELDIALIAGDIDFAVHSSKDLPTHLPAEIVIAGYLPREDVRDAWIGRNGATIETLPAGAVVGTASLRRAAQVKRRRPDLQTTLLRGNVHTRLGKVESGEVDATLLALAGLKRLGLADHATALLPVEDFPPAVGQGAIGITARAKDPDTRAALAPILDEATALALAAERAFLAALDGSCRTPIAGHATVANGELLFHGEVLKADGSEVFTARRKGRAIDAAMIGADAGNEIVLKLPHGVAGLM; encoded by the coding sequence ATGACGGTCAGAAGTCTCCGCATCGGCACGCGCGGCAGCCCCCTCGCCCTCGCCCAGACGCATATGGTCCGCGCGCTTCTCGCAAAGGCGCATGGCGTCGCCGAAGATCATTTCGCGATCGAGATCATCAAGACGACCGGCGACCAGATTCAGGACCGCCCGCTCTCGGAGTCGGGCGGCAAGGGGCTCTTCACCAAGGAGCTCGACATTGCGCTGATTGCCGGCGACATCGACTTCGCCGTGCATTCCTCCAAGGATCTGCCGACCCATCTGCCAGCCGAAATCGTGATCGCCGGCTATCTGCCCCGCGAGGATGTGCGCGACGCCTGGATCGGCCGCAATGGGGCGACGATCGAGACGCTTCCCGCCGGCGCCGTGGTCGGAACCGCCTCGCTGCGCCGCGCGGCGCAGGTGAAGCGCCGGCGACCCGACCTGCAAACCACGCTGCTGCGCGGCAATGTCCATACGCGCCTCGGCAAGGTCGAGAGCGGCGAGGTCGACGCGACCCTGCTCGCGCTCGCCGGACTGAAGCGGCTGGGACTTGCGGACCATGCGACCGCGCTGTTGCCGGTGGAGGATTTTCCGCCCGCCGTCGGACAGGGCGCCATCGGGATCACCGCGCGGGCGAAGGATCCCGACACGCGCGCCGCGCTCGCGCCGATCCTCGACGAGGCGACCGCGCTCGCGCTTGCCGCCGAACGCGCCTTCCTCGCCGCGCTCGACGGCTCCTGCCGCACGCCCATCGCCGGCCATGCGACCGTCGCCAATGGCGAGCTGCTATTCCACGGCGAAGTGCTGAAGGCGGACGGCAGCGAGGTCTTTACGGCGCGGCGCAAGGGCCGCGCCATCGACGCGGCCATGATCGGCGCGGACGCCGGCAATGAAATCGTCCTGAAGCTCCCACACGGCGTCGCGGGGCTGATGTGA
- a CDS encoding uroporphyrinogen-III synthase yields MSRVLVLRAREDAARTAETLRAMGHEPVLSPVLEIAPTGAAIPPGPYDAVLASSAKGLECAGADAHAFQSLPFHAVGAKTAAAARGLGWRPDIVAGAAESILPLLLGRYTYPVNFLYIAGRDRQPTLEAGLRGAGHRITTVTVYEARAAEALTESARAAIEAGSIAVALHYSRRSVDIFLRLVDAAGLAQHLRTMRHAALSNEVAAPLRAVGLSPVVAEKPDEAGLLEAAKCALA; encoded by the coding sequence GTGAGCCGCGTGCTCGTGCTGCGCGCCCGCGAGGACGCGGCGCGCACGGCCGAGACATTGCGGGCCATGGGCCACGAGCCCGTGCTCTCGCCCGTTCTGGAAATCGCCCCGACCGGCGCCGCCATTCCGCCGGGCCCCTATGACGCCGTTCTGGCGTCGAGCGCCAAGGGGCTCGAATGCGCGGGGGCCGACGCGCACGCCTTCCAGAGCCTGCCCTTCCACGCCGTCGGCGCGAAGACGGCCGCGGCGGCCCGGGGGCTGGGCTGGCGGCCCGACATCGTCGCCGGCGCCGCCGAGTCGATCCTGCCGTTGCTGCTTGGACGTTATACGTATCCCGTAAATTTCCTCTACATCGCCGGCCGCGACCGCCAGCCGACGCTGGAAGCCGGCCTGCGCGGAGCCGGCCACAGGATTACGACGGTGACTGTCTATGAGGCCCGCGCGGCGGAAGCGCTCACCGAGTCGGCCCGCGCCGCGATCGAGGCCGGATCAATCGCCGTCGCTTTGCATTACTCGCGCCGGAGCGTCGACATCTTCCTGCGTCTCGTCGACGCTGCAGGGCTGGCGCAACACCTGCGCACCATGCGTCACGCTGCGCTTTCGAACGAGGTCGCGGCGCCGCTGCGCGCTGTCGGACTGTCGCCGGTCGTGGCGGAAAAACCCGACGAAGCGGGCTTGCTGGAAGCCGCAAAATGCGCGCTGGCGTGA
- a CDS encoding cytochrome b, whose product MTPSPARYSRPAKIFHWLTVFFVFAAWGLGLVGEDLPRGSIRHLGEFIHILLGETVVLLLLLRLVWRFITPPPPLEPTELGLAGALATRAVHLALYGLLLAVPVVGVVTLFNGGEALSIYGLYDIPSPWPKNRELKHNSKEIHELLAHILVVLALLHAAAALVHHYVFKDRVLKRMLPRLLVGE is encoded by the coding sequence ATGACCCCGTCCCCCGCGCGCTACAGCCGGCCCGCGAAAATCTTCCACTGGCTCACCGTCTTCTTCGTCTTCGCCGCCTGGGGGCTTGGGCTTGTCGGCGAAGACCTGCCGCGCGGCTCCATCCGGCATCTAGGTGAATTCATCCACATCCTCCTCGGTGAAACGGTGGTGCTGCTGCTGTTGCTGCGGCTCGTCTGGCGCTTCATTACGCCGCCGCCGCCGCTCGAGCCGACGGAACTGGGCCTCGCCGGCGCGCTCGCGACTCGCGCCGTGCATCTCGCCCTTTACGGACTCCTGCTCGCCGTGCCGGTCGTCGGCGTCGTGACCCTGTTCAATGGCGGCGAGGCGCTGTCGATCTACGGGCTCTACGACATTCCCTCGCCCTGGCCGAAGAATCGCGAACTCAAGCACAACTCCAAGGAAATTCACGAACTGCTCGCCCATATCCTCGTTGTTCTGGCGCTGCTCCATGCGGCGGCGGCGCTCGTGCATCATTATGTTTTCAAGGATCGCGTGCTGAAGCGGATGCTTCCCAGGCTTCTCGTCGGCGAATAG
- a CDS encoding DMT family transporter, whose translation MHWLYLSIAILSEVIASSALPAAQGFRNPLPTAVVVAGYVAAFYFLSLTLEGIPLGVAYAVWSGVGVALISLLGWVVYRQSLGPIEMLGIALIVVGVVILKFGKGVGA comes from the coding sequence ATGCACTGGCTTTATCTTTCCATCGCCATCCTGTCCGAAGTCATCGCCTCCTCGGCGCTGCCGGCGGCGCAGGGATTTCGCAATCCGCTGCCGACGGCGGTGGTCGTCGCGGGCTATGTCGCGGCCTTCTACTTCCTGTCGCTGACGCTCGAGGGCATTCCGCTCGGCGTCGCCTATGCGGTCTGGTCGGGCGTCGGCGTCGCGCTCATCTCGCTTCTGGGCTGGGTCGTCTATCGGCAGAGTCTCGGCCCGATCGAGATGCTGGGGATTGCGTTGATCGTCGTCGGCGTCGTGATCTTGAAGTTCGGAAAGGGCGTTGGCGCCTGA
- the hflX gene encoding GTPase HflX produces MSEEQEGIDRAPDDGRTRAIVVGPYLSRGPASLSRDPEARLAEAVGLAQAIDLDIVADIPVTLSEVRPATYLGKGKVEEIGETVREQEAGLVSMDCQLSPVQQRNLEKAWGAKVIDRTGLILEIFGQRARTKEGALQVELAHLAYQKSRLVRSWTHLERQRGGFGFLGGPGETQIETDRRLIEERMRRIEHDLDKVKRTRGLHRKTRRDVPYPVVALVGYTNAGKSTLFNRLTRAEVLAQDMLFATLDPTLRQIRLPHGARVLLSDTVGFISDLPTMLVSAFRATLEEVTLADVILHVRDVSHEDSEAQARDVEAILEELGLKGEAEGRIIEVWNKIDSLDAGRLEAMRIAARGFDPQRRPALVSALTGEGLDDLLSRIENLLAASRTTLSLEVGPADGQGLAWLHAHVEVLSRQTREDGGSRLVVRVAPERVDEVRRRYGASPESDG; encoded by the coding sequence TTGAGCGAGGAACAGGAAGGCATTGACCGCGCGCCCGACGATGGCCGGACGCGCGCTATTGTGGTTGGCCCCTATCTCTCCCGGGGTCCCGCGTCACTCTCCCGCGACCCGGAGGCGCGGCTCGCCGAGGCCGTCGGGCTTGCGCAGGCGATCGATCTGGACATCGTCGCCGACATTCCCGTCACGCTCAGCGAGGTTCGGCCGGCGACCTATCTCGGCAAGGGCAAGGTCGAGGAGATCGGCGAAACGGTGAGGGAGCAGGAGGCCGGGCTGGTCAGCATGGACTGCCAGCTCTCGCCGGTTCAGCAGCGCAATCTCGAAAAGGCCTGGGGCGCCAAGGTCATCGACCGCACCGGGCTTATTCTCGAAATCTTCGGGCAGCGCGCGCGGACGAAAGAGGGCGCGCTGCAGGTCGAACTCGCCCATCTGGCCTATCAGAAGTCGCGGCTGGTTCGGTCCTGGACCCATCTGGAGCGCCAGCGCGGCGGCTTCGGCTTTCTCGGCGGCCCCGGCGAAACGCAGATCGAGACGGACCGCCGCCTCATCGAGGAGCGGATGCGCCGAATCGAGCACGACCTCGACAAGGTGAAGCGCACGCGTGGCCTGCACCGCAAGACGCGACGCGACGTGCCCTATCCCGTGGTGGCGCTGGTCGGCTACACCAACGCCGGCAAATCGACCCTCTTCAACCGCCTGACGCGCGCGGAAGTGCTGGCGCAGGACATGCTCTTCGCCACGCTCGATCCCACGCTGCGGCAGATTCGCCTGCCGCATGGGGCGCGCGTGCTGCTTTCGGACACGGTCGGCTTCATCTCCGACCTGCCGACGATGCTCGTCTCGGCCTTCCGCGCCACGCTGGAGGAGGTGACCCTCGCCGACGTCATCCTGCATGTGCGCGACGTCTCGCACGAGGATTCGGAAGCGCAGGCGCGCGACGTCGAGGCGATTCTGGAGGAGCTGGGCCTCAAGGGCGAGGCCGAGGGCCGGATCATCGAGGTCTGGAACAAGATCGACTCGCTCGACGCCGGGCGGCTCGAGGCCATGCGCATCGCGGCGCGCGGCTTCGATCCGCAGCGCCGGCCGGCGCTGGTGTCGGCGCTGACGGGCGAGGGGCTCGACGATCTGCTCTCGCGCATCGAAAATCTGCTTGCGGCGAGCCGCACGACGCTGTCGCTGGAAGTTGGTCCGGCGGACGGGCAGGGGCTCGCCTGGCTGCACGCCCATGTGGAAGTCCTCTCGCGGCAGACGCGCGAGGACGGCGGCTCGCGCCTTGTCGTGCGTGTCGCGCCGGAGCGTGTCGACGAGGTGCGGCGACGCTATGGCGCGTCGCCCGAGAGCGACGGCTGA
- the hfq gene encoding RNA chaperone Hfq, with product MSSERSQNLQDTFLNFVRKNKVPLTIFLVNGVKLQGIVTWFDNFCLLLRRDGHSQLVYKHAISTIMPGHPIQMFEPGADEAAVETKR from the coding sequence ATGTCGTCGGAGCGTTCGCAGAATCTTCAGGACACATTTCTGAATTTTGTTCGCAAAAACAAAGTGCCGCTCACGATCTTCCTGGTCAATGGCGTCAAGCTTCAGGGAATCGTGACCTGGTTCGACAATTTCTGCCTCCTGCTGCGGCGGGACGGCCACTCGCAACTCGTCTATAAACACGCCATATCGACCATCATGCCGGGTCATCCGATCCAGATGTTCGAGCCCGGCGCCGATGAGGCGGCCGTGGAGACCAAGCGGTAG
- a CDS encoding sigma-54-dependent transcriptional regulator, with translation MASDILIVDDEADIRELVAGILGDEGHGTRTARDADEALAAIAARRPHLVFLDIWLQGSRLDGLQVLEQIQKLHKGLPVVMISGHGNIETAVSAIKIGAYDFIEKPFKADRLVLVAERALEAYQLRREISALRQRAGAFDRIVGSSPAAHQLQQMIARVAPVNSRVLITGAPGTGKELAARCIHEASARAGGPFVVINSATITPENMEIELFGREGADGERKVGALEEAHGGTLFLDEIADMPKDTQAKILRVLVDQTFQRVGGTTKVQVDVRVISSSARDLASAIEEGALREDLFHRLAVVPIRIPSLAERREDIPALIEYFMENMSLASGMPRRQVAEDALAVLQLHDWPGNIRQLKNNVERLMILTTGESGVMITADMLPADVGELVPATPAGVRGEKLMSLPLREAREVFEREYLVAQLNRFSGNISRTAEFIGMERSALHRKLKSLAID, from the coding sequence ATGGCGAGCGACATTCTCATCGTCGACGACGAAGCAGACATCCGCGAGCTGGTCGCGGGCATATTGGGTGACGAGGGTCACGGCACGCGCACCGCGCGCGACGCCGACGAGGCGCTGGCCGCCATCGCCGCGCGACGGCCGCATCTCGTCTTCCTCGACATCTGGCTGCAAGGCTCGCGGCTCGATGGGCTGCAGGTGCTGGAGCAGATCCAGAAGCTGCACAAGGGTCTGCCCGTGGTCATGATTTCCGGCCACGGCAACATCGAGACGGCGGTCAGCGCGATCAAGATCGGCGCCTATGACTTCATCGAGAAGCCGTTCAAGGCCGACCGGCTCGTGCTCGTGGCGGAGCGCGCGCTGGAGGCCTATCAGCTCCGTCGCGAGATTTCGGCGCTGCGCCAGCGGGCGGGGGCCTTCGACCGCATCGTCGGCTCCTCGCCGGCGGCGCATCAGCTTCAGCAGATGATCGCCCGCGTCGCTCCGGTGAACTCCCGCGTTCTCATCACCGGCGCGCCGGGGACCGGCAAGGAGCTGGCCGCGCGCTGCATCCACGAAGCTTCGGCGCGCGCCGGCGGCCCCTTTGTCGTCATCAATTCGGCGACGATCACGCCCGAGAACATGGAGATCGAGCTCTTCGGCCGCGAGGGCGCCGATGGCGAGCGCAAGGTCGGCGCGCTGGAAGAAGCCCATGGCGGCACGCTCTTCCTCGACGAAATCGCCGACATGCCGAAGGACACCCAGGCCAAGATCCTGCGCGTGCTGGTGGACCAGACCTTCCAGCGCGTCGGCGGCACGACCAAGGTGCAGGTCGATGTGCGCGTCATCTCCTCCTCCGCCCGCGACCTGGCGTCGGCGATAGAGGAGGGGGCCTTGCGCGAGGACCTCTTCCATCGCCTCGCCGTGGTGCCGATCCGCATTCCCTCGCTCGCCGAACGGCGCGAGGACATTCCGGCGCTGATCGAATATTTCATGGAGAACATGTCGCTCGCCTCGGGCATGCCGCGACGGCAGGTCGCCGAGGATGCGCTCGCCGTGCTCCAGCTGCACGACTGGCCGGGGAACATCCGCCAGCTCAAGAACAATGTCGAACGGCTGATGATCCTGACGACCGGCGAGTCCGGCGTGATGATCACCGCGGACATGCTTCCGGCCGATGTGGGCGAACTCGTGCCGGCGACGCCCGCCGGCGTGCGCGGCGAAAAACTGATGAGCCTGCCGCTTCGCGAGGCGCGCGAAGTGTTCGAGCGCGAGTATCTGGTGGCGCAGCTCAACCGCTTCTCGGGCAATATTTCGCGCACCGCGGAGTTTATCGGCATGGAGAGATCTGCCCTCCACAGGAAGTTGAAGTCGCTCGCGATTGACTAG